From the genome of Luteibacter rhizovicinus DSM 16549:
TGCTGCGGTCGAGCGAGGCGACCGGTCCCGTCGCTTGCGCCACGGCCAGGGAGGGTATCGCCAGCGCGAGGACCAGCAGCAGGTAACGCATCCTCACTCCTCCGGCTCGGCGCCGTGACGACGCTGGTATTCGAGCATGAATTTTCTCCGTAGCAGGCCACCCGGATCATCGGGAACGCGCATCAGTGCCCGCCGCACATCGGGCGGCAACTTCGACGATGCATCGTCCGCCGAGATGGCACCGAGATCGTGCCCTTTATCGTCCGCCGGCCTGGCTTGCTTACCTGCGAGTGCCGCGTCCATCTGTTGTTTCAGTGCCGCCTGCGCCTGCGCCGCCTGCTGGCGTTCGGCGGCCGACTTGGCGTCGGCGTCGCCTTGTGGCGCCTGCGACTTGCCGGCTTCCTTGCCCTTGTCGCCACCCTCGCCTTCGCCTGCCTTGTCCTGCGAGCCTTGCTGGCCTTGTTGTCCATCCTTTCCGTCGGCGCCGGGTTGCTGGCCACTGTCGCCCTTCTTTTGATCGTCGCCCTGCTGCCCTTGCTGGCCCTGCTGATCCTTGCCCTGGTCGCCGGACTGGCCCTGCTTCTTGTCCTGCTGTCCCTTGCCATCCTTCTTGTCGTTCTTCTTGTCCTGGTCCTGCTGCTTCTGCTTCTGCAGGAAATCGGCGACCGCCTTGCGGTTGGCAGCGGCGTCCGCGTTGGCCGGATTCGCTTTCAGCGCACGATCGTAAGCCGCGATCGCGTCGTCATAGCGTTGTTGTTTCGCCAGCGCGTTACCGAGGTTGTATTGGGAATCGGTGTCCGCGTCATGCGCGAGTGCGGTCGCGGAGGCCGCGTAATCGCCTGCGCGATACGCCGCGGCGCCACGCAACGTATTGCTCGCCGCCAACGACTGCGCGCGCTGCGCATCCCCCTCGGACAAGGCTTTCGCGGCCTGCTGGTCGCGCGTGCGAAAGAGGTCCGCGAGGCCGTCGGCGCGCGCGGGTGACAGCGGCAGGAAGGCCAGGGCAAGCACGAGCAACCACCCACGCCGGAAGGCCAGCGCCACGATCGGCAGGAGCGGAAGCAACAACCATGGCCCGCGATCCTGCCATTGGCCGGAGGCGGCGCCAGCGACCGCCTTGCCTTCGCCATCGCCATGCAGTGCCGAAGCCAGCGAAGCCACGTCGGACTGATCGTCCGAGGTGGTGACGTAGCGTCCGCCGCCAGCCGATGCCACTGCCGTGAGCGACGCATCGTTGCGCGGTGCCATGACGATCGCGCCTTGCTCGTCCTTGAGGAAGCCACCGTCGTCGCTGGGGACCGGGCCCCCTCGTGTCGTGCCCAGGCCGAGCACCGACACGGTATCGCCCGCCGCACGCGCACGTCCCGCCGCAGCGGCCGCTGCGGCATCCGCGTGATCGGTGACCAGGACGATCGAACCGCCGCGTACGTCGGCGTGGCGAATCAGGTCGGCAGCCATGTCGATCGCCTTGCCCGGGTCATCGCCGGCCACCGGCATGGTGTCGGGGGAGAGCGCGGTCAGAAGGTCGTCGACGCTATGCGCATCCGTCGTCAGTGGTGCCACGGTGAAGGCCTCACCGGTGTACGCGATCAAGGCGTTCATGCCATCGCGATTCGCAGCATAGAGTTCGCGCACCTTGTAACGTGCACGACTGAGTCGGTCCGGGACGACGTCGTGGGCAAGCATGTGCGGCGACATCGAGACGACCACGACCTGCGCGGCGCGCTCGGCGAAGAGCTGCTGCGACTGCCGATCCCAGGTAGGACCGGCAAGGGCCAGCACGGCGAGTGCCGCGGCGATGACGAAGGCAACGACCGGTGCGCGCGACGCCCCGGGCTTGCCGTCGAGCAGATGCGGAAGCAGCAAGGGGTCCGCTAGCTTGGTCAGCACACGCACTTCGGCCGAACGCCTGCCGACCAGCCACGCTAGCAGCGGCACGAGCGCAAGCAGCCAGAGCCAGCGCGGCTCGATGAAATGGAGGTTGCCAGCCCACGCCATCATGCGAACGCCCTCTGGCCGAGGTAGCGCGGCAGTGCGGCGATGGCGAACAGGGCGAGCGAGGCCAGCAGCGGCCATCGGAACAGTTCGAAGCGCGGCCTGAGCGCGGCACCCTGCTGGGGCACAGGCTCGAGCGCATCGATCGCACGATAGGCCTGCGCGAGCTCATTGCTGTCGGTCGCGCGGAAGAACCGACCACCGGTCTGGTTGGCGATATCGGTAAGCATCGCGACATCGAGATCGGCGGACGGATTGACCACGCGACTTCCGAAGAAATCCGGAACACGCATGGCGTTCGCACCGATACCGATGGTATAGACGCGGACACCAGCGGCCTTGGCGGCACGAGCCGCTTCGCGGGGCGCGATGGAGCCGGCGTTGTTCACCCCGTCGGTAAGCAGGACGACGACACGCGCCTGCTCGGGCATATCGGCCAGGCGCTTGACCGCTACCGCGAGCGCGTCGCCGATCGCGGTTTCACGTCCGGGCAAGCCGACGACGGCGCCATGCAACTGCGCGCGCACGGCATCCAGGTCGTAGGTCAGCGGCGTGACGAGGTACGCCTGCGAACCAAACAAAATGAGGCCGAGTTCGTCGCCTGCGCGACGATCGATGAAGTCGCCGGCGATCGCTTCGACGGCGGCGAAACGCGTCACGTTACGACCCGCCAGCTCCATGTCGTCGAGCGACATGCTTCCCGAAAGGTCGACCGCGAGCATCGTGGCGCGCCCGCTACGCTGTTGCGGTTCGGGGGGGCCGAGCCGCTGCGGCCTGGCTGCGGCGGTGACCAGGCACAGCCATGCCAGCGCCAGAACCAGGGTTGCCGCGAAGGGCGCACGCGTCACGGATGCGGCCACCAGCGCCAGGCCCGGCTGGGGAAGGTTCATCGCCTGAGCGGGCTTCAGCGGGCGCAATACATGACGCAGCAGCCACGGTAATGGCAGGGCAGCGAAAAGCCAGGGCCACGCGAATTCAGGCAGTGACATGCGCCGGCCTCCTGCGTAGCGCCGCACGCACCCACGCTTCGACATCGCGCGCGGTCGGTATCACGTCGAGTGTCGCATCGGGACGGTAGATGGCATCGTCGATAGCGAGCAGGCGGTCGATGTCCTGAGCAGGTGCCATGGCCGCAAGGGCGTCACGCCACGCCAGATCCCTGAGGACCACGCTGCGTGAATCGCGCGTGCGTGCAACCCGGCGCAGCAGCTGACTGGCGACGGAGGCGAACGCCGCGAGGTCGCCATCCTGTGCGTAGCGGGCGGTGGCGTCGTGCAGATCGACCAACGTGGCGTCGACACGACGCTTCCACGCAGCACGGCGGCGAAGCAGGATCACGCCGACGACGACCGCCGCCGACAGCAGCGCGATGAGCAGCCACCAGCCGGGGGCCAGGGGCCACCACATCGAGACGTGGGGAACATGGATGTCGCGCAACTCGGGGCCGGCCGTCGGCATCAGCGCGCCCTCCCCGTCCCGAGCAGGGCGACGATCGCGTCGAGCGGATCGGCCGCGGTATCGATGGTGCGCTCGCGCAGGTTGAGGCCGGTCGCCAGGGCGGACAGTCGCCGCACACCGTCACCCAGCGCGCGGGCGAACTCCGCGCGCTGCCGATCGCCCTGGAGCACGACGTCGTAGTGCACGCCGCCGTGCGCGAAGGGATAACGTCCGGCCGGTGGCTGGGCGAGTTCGAGTGCATCCGCCACCGTGAGCACGGACAC
Proteins encoded in this window:
- a CDS encoding tetratricopeptide repeat protein → MMAWAGNLHFIEPRWLWLLALVPLLAWLVGRRSAEVRVLTKLADPLLLPHLLDGKPGASRAPVVAFVIAAALAVLALAGPTWDRQSQQLFAERAAQVVVVSMSPHMLAHDVVPDRLSRARYKVRELYAANRDGMNALIAYTGEAFTVAPLTTDAHSVDDLLTALSPDTMPVAGDDPGKAIDMAADLIRHADVRGGSIVLVTDHADAAAAAAAGRARAAGDTVSVLGLGTTRGGPVPSDDGGFLKDEQGAIVMAPRNDASLTAVASAGGGRYVTTSDDQSDVASLASALHGDGEGKAVAGAASGQWQDRGPWLLLPLLPIVALAFRRGWLLVLALAFLPLSPARADGLADLFRTRDQQAAKALSEGDAQRAQSLAASNTLRGAAAYRAGDYAASATALAHDADTDSQYNLGNALAKQQRYDDAIAAYDRALKANPANADAAANRKAVADFLQKQKQQDQDKKNDKKDGKGQQDKKQGQSGDQGKDQQGQQGQQGDDQKKGDSGQQPGADGKDGQQGQQGSQDKAGEGEGGDKGKEAGKSQAPQGDADAKSAAERQQAAQAQAALKQQMDAALAGKQARPADDKGHDLGAISADDASSKLPPDVRRALMRVPDDPGGLLRRKFMLEYQRRHGAEPEE
- a CDS encoding VWA domain-containing protein, whose translation is MPEFAWPWLFAALPLPWLLRHVLRPLKPAQAMNLPQPGLALVAASVTRAPFAATLVLALAWLCLVTAAARPQRLGPPEPQQRSGRATMLAVDLSGSMSLDDMELAGRNVTRFAAVEAIAGDFIDRRAGDELGLILFGSQAYLVTPLTYDLDAVRAQLHGAVVGLPGRETAIGDALAVAVKRLADMPEQARVVVLLTDGVNNAGSIAPREAARAAKAAGVRVYTIGIGANAMRVPDFFGSRVVNPSADLDVAMLTDIANQTGGRFFRATDSNELAQAYRAIDALEPVPQQGAALRPRFELFRWPLLASLALFAIAALPRYLGQRAFA
- a CDS encoding DUF4381 domain-containing protein: MPTAGPELRDIHVPHVSMWWPLAPGWWLLIALLSAAVVVGVILLRRRAAWKRRVDATLVDLHDATARYAQDGDLAAFASVASQLLRRVARTRDSRSVVLRDLAWRDALAAMAPAQDIDRLLAIDDAIYRPDATLDVIPTARDVEAWVRAALRRRPAHVTA